In Fusarium poae strain DAOMC 252244 chromosome Unknown contig_1, whole genome shotgun sequence, the following are encoded in one genomic region:
- the ATP2_2 gene encoding atp2, beta subunit of the F1 sector of mitochondrial F1F0 ATP synthase: protein MSPHPRRSIQSFGSRSSVAVASQRPTRLAPLRTVNFRLASTGTVGTGKIYQIIGAVVDVKFNGATLPAILNSLETANNGQKLVLEVAQHLGEHVVRCIAMDGTEGLVRGTKVVDTGAPITIPVGTATLGRILNVTGDPIDERGPIKTDKYLPIHADPPEFIDQSTSAEILATGIKVVDLLAPYARGGKIGLFGGAGVGKTVFIQELINNIAKAHGGYSVFTGVGERTREGNDLYHEMQETSVIQLDGESKVALVFGQMNEPPGARARVALTGLTIAEYFRDEEGQDVLLFIDNIFRFTQAGSEVSALLGRIPSAVGYQPTLALDMGLLQERITTTKKGSITSVQAVYVPADDLTDPAPATTFAHLDATTVLSRSISELGIYPAVDPLDSTSRMLDPRVLGQDHYDTATRVQQILQEYKGLQDIIAILGMDELSEADRLTVERARKIQRFLSQPFTVAQVFTGIDGVLVDIKDTVASFKAILDGEGDSLPEGAFYMVGDFNSAREKGKNILADLEKN from the exons ATGTCACCCCATCCCCGCCGTTC CATTCAATCCTTTGGCAGTCGCTCCTCCGTGGCCGTGGCCTCTCAACGCCCCACCCGCCTTGCTCCTCTCCGGACCGTCAACTTCCGGCTGGCTAGCACTGGTACTGTTGGTACCGGTAAGATTTACCAG ATTATTGGTGCTGTTGTCGATG TCAAGTTCAATGGCGCCACGCTTCCTGCTATCCTAAACTCCCTCGAAACCGCCAACAATGGCCAGAAGCTGGTCCTCGAAGTTGCG CAACATCTCGGTGAGCATGTTGTCCGGTGCATTGCTATGGATG GAACCGAGGGTCTCGTCCGAGGCACGAAGGTGGTTGACACTGGTGCTCCTATCACAATCCCTGTTGGCACTGCAACCCTTGGCCGCATATTGAACGTGACTGGTGACCCGATTGACGAGCGCGGACCTATTAAAACGGACAAGTATTTACCCATTCATGCCGACCCCCCCGAGTTCATTGACCAGTCCACCTCTGCTGAGATTCTGGCGACTGGTATTAAGGTTGTCGATCTCCTCGCCCCCTACGCTCGTGGTGGAAAGATTGGTCTCTTCGGTGGTGCCGGGGTCGGCAAGACTGTGTTTATTCAGGAGCTCATCAACAATATCGCCAAGGCTCACGGCGGCTACTCCGTCTTTACTGGTGTCGGTGAGCGAACACGTGAGGGCAACGACCTGTACCACGAAATGCAGGAGACTTCCGTCATTCAGCTCGACGGCGAGTCCAAGGTCGCCCTAGTGTTTGGCCAGATGAACGAGCCGCCAGGAGCCCGCGCGCGCGTTGCTCTTACCGGCCTAACTATTGCTGAGTACTTCCGTGATGAGGAGGGTCAGGATG TGCTTCTCTTTATTGACAACATCTTCCGATTCACGCAAGCTGGTTCCGAGGTCTCTGCTCTACTCGGCCGCATCCCGTCTGCAGTTGGATATCAGCCGACTCTCGCCTTAGACATGGGCCTCCTCCAGGAGCGCATCACCACTACCAAGAAGGGCTCTATTACTTCCGTTCAGGCTGTCTATGTCCCTGCGGATGATCTGACTGATCCTGCCCCTGCCACTACTTTTGCTCACTTGGATGCCACCACTGTTTTATCCCGAAGCATCTCTGAGTTGGGTATCTACCCGGCTGTCGACCCTCTTGACTCGACATCCCGTATGCTTGACCCCAGAGTTCTCGGCCAGGACCACTACGATACAGCCACCCGCGTCCAGCAGATTCTCCAGGAGTACAAGGGCCTACAGGACATTATCGCTATCCTGGGCATGGATGAGCTATCGGAAGCTGACAGACTTACCGTCGAGCGTGCTCGTAAAATTCAGCGGTTCCTCAGCCAGCCCTTTACCGTTGCACAGGTCTTTACTGGTATCGACGGCGTTCTTGTTGATATTAAAGACACTGTCGCCTCCTTTAAAGCCATCCTGGACGGCGAGGGTGATTCCCTACCTGAGGGTGCCTTCTATATGGTCGGCGACTTTAACTCAGCTAGAGAAAAGGGCAAGAATATTCTTGCGGACCTGGAGAAGAATTAG